One window of Jannaschia sp. CCS1 genomic DNA carries:
- a CDS encoding DUF2087 domain-containing protein encodes MTRSIEPLYIADLSLFTKSLRASLEAQPGPAAVGQAKMMDLIAKAAGYRNQQTRRAATPAPQPTPRLGRALRCFDEDGQMIRWPKQTMVQVLCLWVMWHHLPARRDLSEPEVNAILNAHHSFGDHALLRRSLVDHGLITRTRDGRVNRRIEQRPPDDARALIQALAGR; translated from the coding sequence TTTATATTGCGGACCTGTCGCTCTTCACCAAATCCCTGCGTGCGTCGCTGGAGGCGCAACCCGGCCCCGCCGCCGTCGGCCAGGCCAAGATGATGGACCTGATCGCCAAGGCGGCGGGGTATCGCAACCAGCAGACCCGCCGTGCCGCCACCCCTGCCCCGCAGCCCACGCCCCGACTTGGCCGCGCCCTGCGCTGCTTTGACGAGGACGGTCAAATGATCCGCTGGCCGAAGCAGACCATGGTGCAGGTGCTGTGCCTGTGGGTGATGTGGCACCATTTGCCCGCCCGGCGCGACCTGTCCGAGCCCGAGGTGAACGCCATCCTCAACGCCCACCACAGCTTCGGCGACCACGCGCTTCTGCGCCGGTCGCTGGTGGATCACGGGCTGATCACCCGAACCCGCGATGGCCGCGTCAATCGCCGGATCGAGCAGCGCCCCCCCGATGACGCGCGCGCCCTGATCCAGGCATTGGCCGGGCGGTAA